The following are from one region of the Salvia splendens isolate huo1 chromosome 2, SspV2, whole genome shotgun sequence genome:
- the LOC121766093 gene encoding eugenol synthase 2-like: protein MAEKILIIGGTGYIGKFVVEASAKSGHPTFALLREATLSDPAKAHLVDSFNKHGVTLLTGDLTDHESLVKAIKQVDVVISTVGFMQIADQYKIIDAIKEAGNVKRFLPSEFGNDIDRSRAVDPINQNFQLKVQLRRAIEASGVPYTFIVSNIFSGYALTNLLQLGATSPPRDKLVIPGDGNVKAVFNAEPDIGTYTIKAAVDPRTLNKIVYIKPAHNIYSFNELAACWEKKIGNTLEKIYVPEDQLLKQIEESPMPVNVILSINHSVFVKGDQTYFEIDPAVGVEASQLYPDVKYTTVDEYLNQFV from the exons atggcaGAGAAGATCTTGATCATCGGTGGAACAGGATACATCGGGAAATTCGTAGTTGAAGCGAGTGCAAAATCTGGGCACCCCACTTTTGCTCTGTTGAGAGAGGCCACCCTCTCTGATCCAGCCAAAGCCCACCTCGTCGACAGCTTCAACAAACATGGTGTCACCCTCTTAAct GGTGATCTGACGGATCACGAGAGCTTGGTGAAGGCTATAAAGCAAGTGGATGTGGTTATATCAACCGTGGGCTTCATGCAAATTGCTGATCAATATAAGATCATTGATGCAATCAAGGAGGCTGGAAATGTCAAG AGGTTCTTACCATCGGAATTCGGAAACGACATTGACAGGAGCCGTGCAGTGGATCCCATAAACCAGAATTTCCAGCTGAAGGTGCAGCTTCGGAGAGCGATTGAGGCGTCCGGCGTTCCTTACACCTTCATCGTTTCCAACATATTTTCCGGCTACGCACTCACCAATTTGCTGCAGTTGGGCGCCACTTCCCCGCCCCGGGACAAGCTAGTCATCCCCGGAGATGGAAATGTTAAAG CCGTGTTCAACGCGGAACCTGACATCGGAACATACACCATCAAAGCCGCGGTTGATCCGAGAACTTTGAACAAGATCGTCTACATCAAGCCCGCACACAACATCTACTCATTCAACGAGCTCGCTGCTTGCTGGGAGAAGAAGATCGGCAACACCCTCGAGAAAATATACGTCCCCGAGGACCAACTCCTTAAGCAGATCGAAGAGTCGCCTATGCCCGTGAACGTGATCTTGTCGATCAACCACTCCGTATTCGTCAAGGGCGATCAGACCTACTTCGAGATCGATCCGGCTGTTGGGGTCGAGGCCTCCCAGCTGTATCCCGATGTCAAGTACACAACCGTGGATGAGTACCTCAACCAGTTTGTGTAG